The Juglans regia cultivar Chandler chromosome 2, Walnut 2.0, whole genome shotgun sequence genome includes a window with the following:
- the LOC108984777 gene encoding fimbrin-1: MTSFAGVFVSDQWLQSQFTQVELRSLKTKFISVKNQNGKVIAGDLPPLMVKLKAFKEFSEEEIRGILGESGCDLSDEIDFEAFLRAYLNLQGRATAKVGGSKNSWSFLKATTTTLLHTISESEKASYVAHINSYLGDDPFLGQYLPLDPATNSLFDLAKDGVLLCKLINVAVPNTIDERAINTKRILNPWERNENHTLCLNSAKAIGCTVVNIGTQDLVEGRPHLVLGLISQIIKIQLLADLNLKKTPQLVELVEDSNDVEELMSLPPDKVLLKWMNFHLQKAGYKKPVTNFSSDLKDGEAYAYLLNVLAPEHCSPTTLDAKDPTERAKLILDHAERMDCKRYLAPNDIVEGSPNLNLAFVAQIFHQRNGLSTDSKKISYAEMMTDDVQTSREERCFRLWINSLGIATYVNNVFEDVRNGWILLEVLDKVSPGSVNWRQASKPPIKMPFRKVENCNQVIRIGKQMKFSLVNLAGNDIVQGNKKLILAFLWQLMRFNMLQLLKNLRSHSQGKDITDADILNWANDKVKRTARSSQVQSFKDKSLSNGIFFLELLSSVEPRVVNWNLVTKGESDEEKRLNATYIISVARKLGCSIFLLPEDIMEVNQKMLLMLTASIMYWSLQKAVEEAESSPSPADTSSCSTITDASPAPSINGEDEISSLCGEISILSFDDAASDSTVSSLVENEVNSVGE, encoded by the exons ATGACAAGTTTCGCGGGTGTTTTCGTTTCGGATCAATGGCTTCAAAGCCAGTTCACACAGGTCGAGCTTCGCAGCCTCAAAACCaaa TTTATTTCAGTAAAGAATCAGAATGGTAAAGTTATAGCTGGAGATTTGCCACCTTTAATGGTGAAGCTAAAGGCATTTAAGGAGTTTTCTGAGGAGGAGATTAGGGGGATTTTGGGCGAATCAGGTTGTGATTTGAGCGATGAAATTGATTTTGAAGCCTTCCTTAGG GCATATTTGAATTTGCAAGGTCGAGCTACAGCAAAAGTGGGTGGTTCAAAAAACTCTTGGTCATTCCTGAAGGCCACCACAACTACTCTTCTTCACACAATCAGTGAATCAGAGAAAGCCTCTTATGTGGCTCACATAAACAGCTATCTTGGGGATGACCCATTTCTGGGGCAATATCTTCCATTAGATCCAGCTACGAATAGTCTATTTGATCTTGCAAAAGATGGAGTTCTTCTATG TAAGCTTATCAATGTTGCTGTGCCTAATACAATTGATGAAAGGGCTATCAACACCAAAAGGATACTCAACCCATGGGAGAGGAATGAGAATCATACTCTTTGCCTCAACTCTGCAAAGGCTATTGGCTGCACAGTAGTTAACATTGGTACACAGGACTTGGTTGAAGGAAGA CCTCATCTGGTTCTAGGGTTAATCTCCCAAATTATAAAG ATACAATTGTTGGCAGATCTTAACCTTAAGAAGACACCTCAGCTTGTGGAATTGGTGGAGGACAGCAAT GATGTTGAAGAGCTTATGAGTTTACCCCCCGACAAGGTTTTATTGAAATGGATGAATTTTCATCTCCAGAAAGCAGGCTATAAGAAACCGGTTACAAATTTTTCTTCGGACTTGAAG GATGGAGAAGCTTATGCCTACCTTCTAAATGTTTTGGCTCCGGAACACTGCAGTCCAACCACTTTGGATGCCAAGGATCCCACTGAAAGGGCAAAACTGATACTTGATCATGCAGAGAGAATGGATTGTAAAAGATACTTAGCTCCAAATGACATTGTGGAGGGCTCACCAAATTTGAACCTTGCATTTGTGGcacaaatttttcatcaaag GAATGGGCTCTCTACAGACAGCAAAAAGATTTCCTATGCCGAGATGATGACAGATGATGTACAAACTTCTAGAGAAGAAAGATGCTTTCGGCTGTGGATCAACAGTCTTGGAATTGCTACATATGTCAATAATGTATTTGAAGATGTCAGAAATGG GTGGATACTTCTAGAAGTGCTTGACAAGGTTTCTCCTGGATCTGTTAATTGGAGGCAGGCATCGAAGCCTCCAATTAAGATGCCATTTAGAAAAGTAGAGAACTGCAATCAAGTTATTAGGATTGGGAAGCAGATGAAATTCTCGCTGGTGAATTTAGCTGGAAACGATATTGTACAAGGAAATAAGAAGCTCATACTTG CTTTCCTGTGGCAGTTGATGAGGTTTAATATGCTTCAACTTTTGAAGAATTTAAGATCTCACTCTCAAGGAAAGGATATTACTGATGCTGATATCCTAAATTGGGCAAACGACAAAGTGAAAAGGACAGCCAGATCTTCTCAAGTACAGAGTTTTAAG GATAAGAGTTTGTCAAATGGGATATTCTTCCTTGAGCTTCTTAGTTCTGTGGAGCCTAGGGTTGTCAATTGGAACCTTGTTACTAAGGGTGAAAGTG atgaagaaaagaggTTGAATGCTACATATATAATCAGTGTTGCCCGAAAGCTTGGTTGTTCCATTTTCTTGTTGCCTGAGGACATCATGGAG GTGAACCAGAAGATGCTTCTCATGCTCACAGCCAGCATTATGTACTGGAGTCTGCAAAAAGCAGTTGAAGAGGCAGAGTCCTCTCCATCCCCAGCTGATACATCTTCTTGTTCAACTATAACTGATGCATCCCCGGCACCATCTATTAATGGCGAGGATGAAATCTCGTCCCTTTGTGGTGAAATTTCAATCTTAAGTTTTGATGATGCTGCCTCTGACTCTACCGTCTCCTCACTGGTCGAGAATGAGGTGAATTCTGTGGGGGAATGA